A genome region from Prionailurus bengalensis isolate Pbe53 chromosome B4, Fcat_Pben_1.1_paternal_pri, whole genome shotgun sequence includes the following:
- the LOC122473561 gene encoding LOW QUALITY PROTEIN: uncharacterized protein LOC122473561 (The sequence of the model RefSeq protein was modified relative to this genomic sequence to represent the inferred CDS: inserted 1 base in 1 codon; substituted 1 base at 1 genomic stop codon), with protein MGPNGQPTVDPAVLEEVFPSSHLENSDPNTPHGRQSLTLFRQTLLGGLRAAARRPTNMSKVTEVIQGAEESPSAFLEKLMEAYRTFTPIDPEAPENRRALNLAFVSQAAPDIWKKLQKLNGFEGKNLSELVEIAQHVFNNRDSQEERQTKNLSRVVAAVLDALLKQDPGPTRQGATLVQGGPGSQTCKWTTDRQADLGCKTVTHSFLIMPECPYXWITRDLLHKLTASLKFTEGGMHIKGQDGPTTVMVTVPLGKEGLLTPVPNENIHAVDPLLKSLQTDFPQVWAETYPPGLAIHQAPIIVELKASALLVRVKQYPMSREARWGIAIHIKRLRDSGILILFKSPWNTLLLPFRKPNSSDFWPVQDLRAVNARVMDIHPTVLNPYTLLSLLPPSQVYYTVLDLKDAFFAIPLAPQSQPLFAFEWTDPEEGKAGQLTWTRLPXGFKNSRTLFNEALHQDLEPFRISNPQVTLLQYVDDILLAAPYLKCLSATKKLLSLLQKLGYRVSARKAQICHTAVTYLGYNLKKCKH; from the exons AATCATTAACCCTATTTCGCCAGACTCTACTGGGAGGTCTCCGAGCGGCCGCCCGCCGGCCCACAAACATGTCTAAGGTAACAGAAGTAATTCAGGGAGCTGAGGAAAGCCCCTCAGCCTTCTTAGAAAAGCTCATGGAGGCGTACCGCACCTTTACCCCTATTGACCCTGAGGCACCTGAAAACAGAAGGGCATTAAATCTGGCTTTTGTCTCACAGGCAGCCCCAGACATTtggaaaaagttacaaaaattaaatggGTTTGAAGGAAAAAATTTATCTGAGTTAGTTGAAATAGCCCAACATGTTTTCAACAATAGGGATTCTcaggaagaaagacagacaaaaaattTAAGCAGGGTGGTGGCAGCCGTCCTGGATGCCC ttttaaaacaagATCCTGGCCCCACCAGGCAAGGGGCAACCCTGGTGCAAGGAGGACCTGGGTCCCAGACTTGTAAATGGACCACTGACCGACAAGCAGATTTAGGCTGTAAAACTGTTACACATTCTTTCCTAATCATGCCTGAATGCCCCT TGTGGATTACTAGAGACCTACTGCATAAACTAACAGCTTCTTTGAAATTCACTGAAGGGGGTATGCATATTAAAGGCCAGGATGGCCCAACAACAGTAATGGTGACTGTGCCACTTGGGAAAGAGGGCCTGCTCACTCCAGTGCCTAATGAAAATATCCATGCAGTCGATCCCCTCCTTAAAAGCCTCCAGACAGATTTTCCCCAGGTATGGGCTGAAACCTATCCACCTGGGCTGGCAATTCATCAAGCTCCCATAATAGTGGAACTTAAGGCATCCGCGCTTCTGGTAAGAGTAAAACAATATCCCATGTCCCGGGAGGCTAGGTGGGGAATCGCTATTCACATCAAGCGTTTGCGCGACTCTGGCATTTTGATCCTATTCAAGTCGCCATGGAATACTCTGCTCCTTCCTTTCCGGAAGCCTAACTCATCTGATTTCTGGCCAGTTCAAGACCTAAGAGCAGTAAACGCCAGGGTAATGGACATTCATCCTACTGTACTCAACCCTTATACCCTCCTTAGTTTGCTTCCCCCTTCTCAGGTGTATTATACAGTTCTGGACTTAAAAGATGCTTTCTTTGCCATCCCGCTGGCCCCACAAAGCCAGCCACTATTTGCATTTGAATGGACTGATCCTGAAGAGGGAAAAGCCGGACAGCTCACTTGGACACGACTCCCCTAAGGATTTAAAAATTCTCGTACTCTTTTTAATGAAGCCCTGCACCAAGATTTAGAGCCATTTCGGATCTCCAACCCCCAGGTAACTCTACTGCAATATGTTGATGATATCTTGTTGGCAGCCCCTTATCTGAAATGCCTGAGTGCCACCAAAAAACTCTTGAGTCTTCTACAAAAACTGGGGTACCGAGTGTCAGCCAGAAAAGCACAGATCTGTCATACTGCAGTGACCTATTTAGGTTACAACCTTAAAAAATGTAAGCACTAA